One window of Papaver somniferum cultivar HN1 chromosome 9, ASM357369v1, whole genome shotgun sequence genomic DNA carries:
- the LOC113308160 gene encoding probable xyloglucan endotransglucosylase/hydrolase protein 32, whose protein sequence is MTDHIFLCSIVLIIVMIILPAASSKSAIPSPGYYPSYKFKTIDFYHGYRNLWGPQHQRVDKKSLTIWLDSNTGSGFKSIQPFRSGYFSTAIKLQPGYTAGVITSFYLSNSEVHPGHHDEVDIEFLGTTPGKPYTLQTNVYIQGSGDGKIIGREMKFHLWFDPTANFHNYAILWSPKEIIFFVDDIPIRSYRKKSAYTFPLRPMWVYGSIWDASSWATEDGKYKANYQYQPFVGRYSNFKLSGCSAYARPSCRPVSASPYRSGVLSRKQFWAMRWAQRYYMVYNYCNDYKRDHSLTPECRV, encoded by the exons ATGACTGATCATATATTTCTCTGCTCTATTGTTCTGATAATCGTTATGATCATCCTCCCTGCTGCTTCATCAAAGAGTGCTATACCGTCTCCTGGTTACTATCCAAGTTACAAATTCAAGACCATTGATTTTTATCATGGATATAGAAATCTATGGGGTCCTCAACATCAAAGAGTAGACAAAAAATCTTTGACTATTTGGCTTGACAGCAACACTG GAAGTGGGTTTAAGTCGATTCAGCCGTTTCGATCCGGGTACTTCAGTACTGCAATCAAACTCCAACCTGGTTACACTGCAGGAGTCATAACATCCTTCTAC CTTTCGAACAGTGAAGTTCATCCGGGGCATCACGACGAAGTTGATATCGAGTTTCTTGGAACAACACCGGGGAAACCGTACACGTTACAGACAAATGTGTACATTCAAGGAAGTGGGGATGGGAAGATTATAGGAAGAGAAATGAAGTTTCATCTCTGGTTCGATCCAACTGCAAATTTCCATAATTATGCCATACTCTGGAGTCCCAAGGAGATTAT ATTTTTCGTTGATGACATACCCATTAGGAGCTACCGGAAGAAAAGTGCATATACATTCCCCTTGAGGCCAATGTGGGTATATGGATCGATATGGGATGCATCCTCATGGGCCACCGAAGATGGTAAATACAAAGCCAATTATCAGTATCAGCCCTTCGTCGGAAGGTATTCAAACTTCAAACTAAGTGGTTGCTCCGCCTATGCACGACCCTCGTGCCGCCCTGTCTCCGCCTCTCCTTATAGGTCCGGTGTGTTAAGCCGAAAACAGTTTTGGGCCATGAGGTGGGCACAAAGGTACTACATGGTTTATAACTATTGCAACGATTATAAAAGAGACCATTCTCTTACACCTGAGTGTAGAGTTTGA
- the LOC113311961 gene encoding uncharacterized protein LOC113311961: MLLTVKVRILNPPSYTLSFSDHWMPPIFGWIKCSTDGAFDDTTKDNSAGYVMRDFSNKASLCASIVFEVESAEEAEARAIWAGLKKVVELKLTRIIVESDAQGLVSQFSVGSFDGNPRTDAIFKDIQYFVSSISGCIFSFQPRTCNYVVHD; this comes from the coding sequence ATGCTTCTCACTGTCAAAGTTAGAATTCTAAACCCACCTAGTTATACCCTTTCCTTTAGTGACCACTGGATGCCCCCTATTTTTGGATGGATTAAGTGTAGCACTGATGGTGCTTTTGATGACACTACTAAGGATAATAGTGCAGGTTATGTGATGAGGGACTTCTCCAACAAGGCTTCTTTGTGTGCTTCCATTGTGTTTGAAGTGGAATCTGCTGAAGAGGCTGAGGCTAGAGCTATCTGGGCTGGTTTGAAGAAAGTTGTGGAGTTAAAGCTAACACGTATCATAGTGGAAAGTGATGCTCAAGGTCTGGTTTCCCAATTCTCTGTTGGCTCTTTTGATGGGAATCCGAGAACTGATGCAATTTTTAAGGACATTCAATATTTTGTTTCCTCTATTAGTGGTTGTATCTTTTCTTTTCAACCAAGAACTTGTAACTATGTTGTTCATGACTAG